Proteins found in one Herbiconiux sp. A18JL235 genomic segment:
- a CDS encoding nuclear transport factor 2 family protein, whose product MWNGDGTIARRICAADFRIHFAVTEVDGSTPADDIRSADDFATYLDWWHGQHPGVVFTAIADAIDGRHGRLLWDTEAGELHIGGVDVFDFDGDGRVTRVWSVGGQRSMRSGSGA is encoded by the coding sequence ATGTGGAACGGCGACGGCACCATCGCGCGACGCATCTGCGCCGCCGACTTTCGCATCCATTTCGCCGTGACCGAGGTCGACGGGTCGACTCCCGCCGACGACATCCGCTCGGCCGACGACTTCGCGACCTACCTCGACTGGTGGCACGGCCAGCACCCCGGGGTCGTGTTCACGGCCATCGCCGATGCGATCGACGGCCGGCACGGGCGACTGCTCTGGGACACGGAGGCGGGCGAGCTGCACATCGGTGGGGTCGACGTGTTCGACTTCGACGGCGACGGGCGGGTCACCCGCGTGTGGTCGGTGGGCGGGCAGCGCAGCATGCGGAGCGGGTCGGGCGCCTGA
- a CDS encoding M24 family metallopeptidase: MTTTFRTTAGAATADPAGTADTVDTVGTDRPAKLARLAALLDARGADRLQLTTAENLAWFFDGARVAVPLSGPPVFTATVHRSGRVQVAAFANELDRLAEEELGDDVELTAVPWHSPLPIAGGPGECLSDVELAGELRAARAELLPLERLRFSGLGADLARAATRILSTADPAESERELAARAAGEVVALGADPVVLLVAGEGRVHHRHPLPSDAPLGGRAMLALGARRHGLVASLTRWVGFATPGAPSAEGLEPRERALLEVEADALAATRPGRRLGEVLSDIAVSYERHGLGSDAWLGHHQGGPTGYLGRDPRATPGARDLVVSGQAFAWNPSVRGHKVEDTVIVDDDGCGDRTVTVLTVDPEWPTVAVNGLRRPAALRPASVTHAP; this comes from the coding sequence ATGACCACGACCTTCCGCACCACCGCCGGAGCCGCGACCGCCGACCCGGCGGGCACCGCCGACACGGTGGACACGGTGGGCACGGACCGCCCCGCGAAGCTCGCACGGCTCGCCGCCCTGCTCGACGCCCGCGGAGCAGACCGACTGCAGCTCACCACGGCGGAGAACCTCGCCTGGTTCTTCGACGGCGCACGCGTGGCGGTGCCCCTCAGCGGGCCTCCCGTGTTCACGGCCACCGTGCATCGCAGCGGGCGCGTGCAGGTCGCCGCCTTCGCGAACGAACTCGACCGGCTGGCCGAGGAGGAGCTCGGCGACGACGTCGAGCTCACGGCGGTGCCCTGGCACTCACCCCTGCCGATCGCGGGCGGGCCCGGCGAGTGCCTCAGCGACGTCGAGCTCGCCGGCGAGCTGCGGGCGGCACGGGCCGAGCTGCTGCCCCTCGAACGCCTCCGCTTCTCCGGGCTGGGTGCCGACCTCGCCCGGGCCGCCACGCGCATCCTGAGCACCGCCGACCCCGCGGAGTCCGAGCGCGAGCTCGCGGCGAGGGCGGCCGGCGAGGTGGTGGCGCTCGGCGCCGACCCCGTGGTGCTGCTCGTCGCCGGGGAGGGCCGCGTGCACCACCGGCACCCGCTGCCGAGCGACGCCCCGCTCGGCGGCCGGGCGATGCTCGCCCTCGGCGCCCGCCGCCACGGTCTCGTCGCCAGCCTCACCCGCTGGGTCGGCTTCGCGACGCCCGGCGCACCCTCGGCAGAGGGGCTCGAGCCTCGGGAACGGGCGCTGCTCGAGGTCGAGGCGGATGCGCTGGCGGCCACCCGGCCCGGCCGGCGGTTGGGCGAGGTGCTGAGCGACATCGCGGTCTCCTACGAGCGGCACGGCCTGGGCTCCGACGCCTGGCTCGGGCACCACCAGGGCGGACCGACCGGCTACCTGGGTCGCGACCCCCGCGCCACTCCCGGCGCTCGCGACCTCGTGGTCTCGGGTCAGGCGTTCGCCTGGAACCCGTCGGTGCGCGGCCACAAGGTCGAGGACACCGTGATCGTCGACGACGACGGATGCGGCGACCGCACCGTGACCGTGCTGACCGTCGACCCCGAGTGGCCCACCGTCGCGGTGAACGGCCTCCGCCGCCCGGCCGCCCTGCGCCCCGCATCCGTCACCCACGCCCCCTGA
- a CDS encoding MFS transporter, translating to MSFDEAAPRRSGWLLDLAPLRESPAYARFWVSGVASGVGTQLTAVAIGIHVYTLTGSTASVALVGGLALLPMVAMGVFGGSLVDAFDRRKVLIVASSVSFIAPVGIAALAWSNVETPWPYYVFTTLSSTVGALVGAARFAIHPRLVERRLLPAVAALSGVSAGVQSAVGPALAGVLVATVGFAWTYSLDVVLFVIGFWGIVSLPPIVPAGATRPGLAAIVDGLRFLRTARNIRTAIGLQVAAFAFGRSYAILPAVGALVVGGSAWTVGLLTAAGAVGVILSGLLSGPLGGVRRHGRAIMLATSALAVAVAALGLLLLAFGTRPDAGDSPEPVDIGALLALCAVLAVAGAADNVAGIFRTTMMQSATPDAMRGRLQGLFTLVLTAGPRLGDVFAGFLAALGALWFPPLLGAVLIGAVVAAYLRTRPAFRAYDAEDPTP from the coding sequence GTGTCTTTCGACGAAGCCGCGCCGCGACGTAGCGGGTGGCTGCTCGACCTCGCGCCGCTCCGCGAGAGTCCCGCCTACGCGCGCTTCTGGGTGAGCGGAGTCGCGAGCGGCGTCGGCACGCAGCTCACCGCCGTGGCCATCGGCATCCACGTCTACACACTCACCGGGTCGACCGCATCCGTCGCCCTCGTCGGCGGACTCGCCCTGCTGCCGATGGTGGCGATGGGGGTGTTCGGCGGCTCCCTGGTCGACGCGTTCGACCGGCGCAAGGTGCTCATCGTCGCCTCCTCCGTCTCCTTCATCGCCCCGGTGGGCATCGCCGCCCTGGCCTGGTCGAACGTCGAGACGCCCTGGCCCTATTACGTCTTCACCACCCTCTCCTCGACGGTGGGCGCGCTCGTCGGCGCCGCCCGCTTCGCGATCCACCCCCGACTGGTGGAGCGCCGCCTCCTCCCCGCCGTCGCCGCCCTCAGCGGAGTGAGCGCCGGCGTGCAGAGCGCCGTCGGCCCCGCCCTGGCCGGCGTGCTGGTCGCGACCGTCGGCTTCGCCTGGACCTACTCCCTCGACGTCGTGCTCTTCGTCATCGGCTTCTGGGGCATCGTCTCCCTGCCCCCGATCGTGCCGGCGGGAGCCACACGGCCGGGCCTCGCCGCCATCGTCGACGGCCTCCGCTTCCTGCGCACGGCCCGCAACATCCGCACCGCGATCGGTCTCCAGGTGGCAGCCTTCGCCTTCGGCCGCAGCTACGCCATCCTCCCCGCCGTCGGTGCCCTCGTCGTGGGCGGCTCGGCGTGGACCGTCGGTCTCCTCACCGCTGCCGGCGCCGTCGGCGTCATCCTCAGCGGGCTCCTCTCGGGGCCGCTCGGCGGGGTGCGCCGACACGGCAGGGCGATCATGCTCGCGACCAGTGCACTGGCCGTGGCGGTCGCCGCACTCGGCCTGCTGCTGCTCGCGTTCGGCACGCGACCGGATGCCGGCGACAGCCCCGAACCCGTCGACATCGGCGCCCTCCTCGCCCTGTGCGCCGTGCTCGCCGTCGCGGGCGCCGCCGACAACGTGGCGGGCATCTTCCGCACCACGATGATGCAGTCGGCGACCCCGGATGCGATGCGGGGCAGGTTGCAGGGCCTGTTCACACTCGTCCTGACCGCAGGCCCCCGGCTCGGCGACGTGTTCGCCGGGTTCCTCGCCGCCCTCGGCGCGCTCTGGTTCCCACCCCTTCTCGGCGCCGTGCTCATCGGCGCCGTCGTCGCCGCCTATCTCCGCACCCGCCCGGCCTTCCGGGCCTATGACGCCGAGGACCCGACACCATGA
- a CDS encoding extracellular solute-binding protein produces MTIEMSWWGDDNRAALFAEVIDKFEAENPDITVKQTPVGAPDDLFNRLATDFGGGGQTAPDVFALGGAKPQEYGSAGALLDLGTVADIVQADKYPDFSTTAATVDGTLYGLPTGGNATAAFVNVDLFEAAGVPVPDASWSWDDLIEAANTIGKAGLTTASGAPVYGLDLRIQDIIGTYAAQQTETGIYDFDGKLAVDADDIAGLYEKEVELQKGGGLPDPSIITAGWALPPDQQLYTLGQAAVTFGYSNLIGTYGAAGETLILPPPTDGDTAGVALLPSAFWAINANTKHPEASAKLVDWFLNEPAAAELIKDTRGLPFNPDTLAVVTPLLDAPGQAAAEYVQGVLDSGVVAPPQPDGGANMNKYSQDAETEVLFGRQSPQEAAETWVKNLSSDLD; encoded by the coding sequence GTGACCATCGAGATGTCGTGGTGGGGTGACGACAACCGCGCCGCGCTCTTCGCCGAGGTGATCGACAAGTTCGAAGCCGAGAACCCCGACATCACCGTGAAGCAGACACCGGTCGGTGCTCCCGACGACCTCTTCAACCGGCTCGCCACCGACTTCGGTGGCGGCGGCCAGACCGCCCCCGACGTGTTCGCCCTCGGCGGTGCGAAGCCGCAGGAGTACGGCAGCGCGGGTGCCCTGCTCGACCTCGGCACCGTCGCCGACATCGTGCAGGCCGACAAGTACCCCGACTTCTCCACCACCGCCGCGACCGTCGACGGAACGCTCTACGGCCTGCCCACCGGCGGCAACGCCACGGCGGCGTTCGTGAACGTCGATCTGTTCGAGGCCGCGGGCGTGCCGGTTCCCGACGCCTCGTGGAGCTGGGACGACCTGATCGAGGCCGCCAACACCATCGGCAAGGCAGGCCTGACCACCGCGAGCGGTGCCCCGGTCTACGGTCTCGACCTGCGCATCCAGGACATCATCGGCACCTACGCCGCGCAGCAGACCGAGACCGGCATCTACGACTTCGACGGCAAGCTCGCCGTCGACGCCGACGACATCGCCGGGCTGTACGAGAAGGAGGTCGAGCTGCAGAAGGGCGGCGGACTGCCCGACCCGTCGATCATCACCGCCGGCTGGGCGCTGCCGCCGGACCAGCAGCTCTACACCCTCGGCCAGGCCGCCGTCACCTTCGGCTACAGCAACCTCATCGGCACCTACGGCGCGGCCGGCGAGACGCTCATCCTGCCCCCGCCCACCGACGGCGACACCGCGGGCGTGGCCCTGCTGCCGTCGGCGTTCTGGGCCATCAACGCGAACACCAAGCATCCGGAGGCCTCGGCGAAGCTCGTCGACTGGTTCCTCAACGAGCCGGCAGCCGCCGAGCTCATCAAAGACACCCGCGGGCTTCCGTTCAACCCCGACACGCTCGCCGTGGTGACGCCGCTGCTCGACGCTCCCGGCCAGGCCGCCGCCGAGTACGTGCAGGGCGTGCTCGACTCCGGCGTCGTGGCTCCGCCCCAGCCCGACGGCGGTGCGAACATGAACAAGTACTCGCAGGACGCGGAGACCGAGGTGCTGTTCGGTCGCCAGTCGCCGCAGGAGGCCGCCGAGACCTGGGTGAAGAACCTCTCGTCCGACCTCGACTGA
- a CDS encoding glycoside hydrolase family 5 protein codes for MTLDWIRVSGTDLVDESGRVVRLAGVGLGGWMNMENFITGYPGNEENIRRVLLDRMGREAYDAFFDEFLLDFFDEADAAHLASLGLNSVRIPFNYRHFEDDARPFELKEEGFARLDRVVTLLGRHGIYSILDLHALPGRQNQHWHSDNPTHIAEFWNHPHFQDRVVHLWEALAERFKDRPEVAGYNPINEPSDPTGEVLPAFYDRLERAIRAIDPRHVLFLDGNKYSTDFSFLDRRSEPLPNTVYTAHDYALPGITSATEYPGTTRGEYFDRGVVEKTFLRRTEYMRRTGTPIWIGEFGPVYSTDRSQDPWRYRLLRDQLEIYREHGASWALWTYKDIGLQGLVYAAPDSPYRELIAPAVEVKSRLGIDSWGGSDAGVRSIIDPIDAVFDADFPDYAPWPWGRQPHIAVLVRHILLAEPLAERFGDLFAGVTPERARELARSFRFDRTVERTGLSEVLRNHLAEG; via the coding sequence ATGACCCTGGACTGGATCCGCGTGAGCGGCACCGACCTCGTCGACGAGAGCGGCCGGGTCGTGCGCCTGGCCGGAGTCGGCCTGGGCGGCTGGATGAACATGGAGAACTTCATCACCGGCTACCCGGGCAACGAGGAGAACATCCGCCGCGTGCTGCTCGACCGGATGGGCCGGGAGGCCTACGACGCGTTCTTCGACGAGTTCCTGCTCGATTTCTTCGACGAGGCCGACGCCGCCCACCTCGCCTCCCTCGGGCTGAACTCGGTGCGCATCCCGTTCAACTACCGCCACTTCGAAGACGACGCGCGGCCGTTCGAGTTGAAGGAGGAGGGCTTCGCCCGGCTCGACCGCGTGGTGACGCTGCTCGGGCGTCACGGTATCTACAGCATCCTCGACCTCCACGCCCTGCCCGGGCGCCAGAACCAGCACTGGCACAGCGACAACCCCACGCACATCGCCGAGTTCTGGAACCACCCGCACTTCCAGGATCGGGTGGTGCATCTCTGGGAGGCCCTCGCCGAGCGCTTCAAAGACCGCCCCGAGGTCGCCGGCTACAACCCGATCAACGAGCCCTCCGACCCCACGGGCGAGGTGCTGCCGGCGTTCTACGACCGGCTCGAGAGGGCCATCCGCGCCATCGACCCGCGGCACGTGCTCTTCCTCGACGGCAACAAGTACTCGACCGACTTCTCGTTCCTCGACCGGCGCTCCGAACCGCTGCCGAACACGGTGTACACCGCTCACGACTACGCCCTGCCCGGCATCACGAGCGCCACGGAGTACCCGGGCACCACCCGCGGCGAGTACTTCGACCGCGGGGTGGTGGAGAAGACCTTCCTCCGCCGCACCGAGTACATGCGCCGCACCGGCACCCCCATCTGGATCGGCGAGTTCGGCCCCGTCTACTCGACCGACCGCTCGCAAGACCCGTGGCGCTACCGGCTGCTGCGCGACCAGCTCGAGATCTACCGCGAGCACGGTGCGAGCTGGGCGCTCTGGACGTACAAAGACATCGGCCTGCAGGGGCTCGTCTACGCGGCACCCGACAGCCCCTACCGCGAGCTCATCGCCCCGGCGGTGGAGGTGAAGTCGCGGCTCGGCATCGACTCCTGGGGCGGGTCGGATGCGGGGGTGCGGTCGATCATCGATCCCATCGACGCCGTCTTCGACGCCGATTTCCCCGACTATGCGCCGTGGCCGTGGGGCCGCCAGCCGCACATCGCGGTGCTGGTGCGCCACATCCTGCTCGCCGAGCCCCTGGCAGAGCGCTTCGGCGACCTGTTCGCCGGGGTCACGCCCGAGCGCGCGCGGGAGCTGGCCCGCTCCTTCCGCTTCGACCGGACCGTCGAACGCACGGGCCTCTCCGAGGTGCTCCGCAACCACCTCGCGGAGGGGTAG
- a CDS encoding LacI family DNA-binding transcriptional regulator produces the protein MRRRPGATTIAEVAERAQVSQATVSRVMNGRFLGEEAIAERVRAVATELAYSPNHLARSLALGQTRAIAFVVPDLANPTFQAMLSSLSKAAARSGYRVLVADSAESPGDEPLLVAEIRRRCDAVVLCAPRMSDEVLEALAGTLRPLVVINRRNDAVDAPSLSIDYRAGVRDLAQHLYELGHRRLVFLGGPAGSVSNSHRLEALGEFEREHPEVSIERMSVGAGIEDGLGAAAAVRDSGATAALAFNDLVAIGLLNGLLALGVRVPDDLSVTGFDDIPFARYTTPPLTTASVPHEELGAQAWERMAALIDGGTPEADVVFRPHIEVRTSTGPAPSTIS, from the coding sequence GTGAGACGACGACCGGGCGCGACGACCATCGCGGAGGTGGCCGAGCGGGCGCAGGTGTCCCAGGCGACGGTGTCGCGCGTCATGAACGGCCGATTCCTCGGGGAGGAGGCGATCGCCGAGCGTGTGCGCGCGGTCGCGACCGAGCTCGCCTACTCGCCGAATCACCTCGCCCGCAGCCTCGCCCTCGGCCAGACCCGGGCCATCGCCTTCGTCGTGCCCGATCTCGCCAACCCGACCTTCCAGGCCATGCTCTCGAGTCTCAGCAAAGCCGCCGCCCGCAGTGGATACCGGGTGCTGGTCGCCGACTCCGCCGAGTCGCCGGGTGACGAACCGCTGCTGGTCGCCGAGATCCGCCGTCGCTGCGATGCCGTGGTGCTGTGCGCTCCGCGTATGTCCGACGAGGTGCTCGAGGCGCTCGCCGGCACGCTCCGGCCGCTCGTCGTCATCAACCGCCGCAACGATGCCGTCGATGCACCGTCGCTGTCGATCGACTACCGGGCGGGGGTGCGCGACCTCGCGCAGCACCTGTACGAGCTCGGGCACCGTCGACTGGTGTTCCTCGGCGGCCCGGCGGGCAGTGTCTCGAACTCGCACCGGCTCGAGGCGCTCGGCGAGTTCGAGCGCGAGCATCCCGAGGTCTCGATCGAGCGGATGTCGGTGGGCGCCGGCATCGAAGACGGTCTCGGTGCTGCCGCGGCGGTTCGCGACTCGGGTGCCACCGCAGCGCTGGCATTCAACGACCTCGTGGCCATCGGGCTTCTCAACGGGCTGCTGGCGCTCGGCGTGCGAGTGCCCGACGACCTCTCGGTGACGGGTTTCGACGACATCCCGTTCGCGCGGTACACGACGCCCCCGCTCACCACGGCGTCGGTGCCGCATGAGGAGCTCGGGGCGCAGGCCTGGGAGCGGATGGCGGCGCTGATCGACGGCGGTACGCCCGAGGCCGATGTCGTCTTCAGGCCTCATATCGAGGTGCGCACCTCGACCGGGCCGGCGCCCTCGACGATCTCCTGA
- a CDS encoding helix-turn-helix transcriptional regulator, with translation MKRAERLYALVDVLRRAVRPWSATRLAREFEVSTRTIERDIGSLQSAGVSVYADHGATGGYSILREYSLPPLKLTAAESLATLAGLALLDSSPYQAAARRARAKVAATVHHEDLAPVRELLRSIRVIDAVPPPDGAVPLGLLADVIAARRVVRLTYADNDDDGSPKVTVRDVETLGLLRAGESWLLAGWCRLRDAIRGFRIEQITHLEILDEVAPARDPGLWDADLARWPSRDLA, from the coding sequence ATGAAGCGCGCCGAGCGGCTGTACGCCCTCGTCGACGTGCTGCGCCGTGCAGTCCGGCCGTGGTCGGCCACGCGCCTGGCGCGCGAGTTCGAGGTGTCGACCCGCACCATCGAGCGCGACATCGGGTCGCTGCAGAGCGCCGGCGTGTCCGTCTACGCCGACCACGGGGCGACGGGCGGCTACTCCATCCTCCGCGAGTACTCGCTGCCGCCGCTCAAGCTCACGGCCGCCGAGTCGCTCGCCACCCTCGCCGGGCTGGCGCTGCTCGACTCCTCGCCCTACCAAGCCGCCGCCCGCCGTGCCAGGGCGAAGGTCGCCGCGACCGTGCACCACGAAGACCTGGCGCCGGTGCGAGAACTGCTCCGGTCGATACGGGTCATCGACGCTGTCCCGCCGCCTGACGGCGCCGTTCCGCTCGGCCTGCTCGCCGACGTGATCGCTGCCCGCCGTGTCGTGAGACTCACCTATGCTGACAATGACGACGACGGCAGCCCGAAGGTCACCGTGCGCGACGTCGAGACCCTGGGTCTCCTGCGGGCCGGGGAGTCGTGGCTGCTCGCCGGCTGGTGCCGGCTCCGCGACGCCATCCGCGGCTTCCGCATCGAGCAGATCACGCACCTCGAGATCCTCGACGAGGTCGCCCCTGCGCGCGACCCCGGTCTGTGGGACGCCGACCTCGCCCGGTGGCCGAGCCGCGACCTCGCGTGA
- a CDS encoding carbohydrate ABC transporter permease, with translation MSSLGELRSIALNARRGRNGPKEKKPDTLAAYLFLLPWLIGLVVFTVGPMLASLYLSFTDYNLLQSPLLKPPAFTGLDNYVDMIGDAAFWNAFRVTVTYVVISVPIQLAVALGLALLLDRGMRGLPIYRSIFYLPSLLGGSVAIAILWRQVFGKDGLVNGFLAIFGVDGPGWIGHPDFALGTIIVLHIWTFGSPMVIFLAGLRQIPEMYYEAASVDGAGKIRRFFTITLPLLTPIIFFNLVLQIIFAFQTFTQAYVVSGGTGGPADSTMFYTLFLYRIGFLEYDMGYASAMAWFLLIVIAVFTAVNFWLSKFWVFYDD, from the coding sequence GTGAGCAGTCTTGGCGAGTTGCGCAGCATCGCGCTGAACGCCCGGCGCGGTCGCAACGGGCCGAAGGAGAAGAAGCCCGACACGCTGGCGGCCTACCTGTTCCTGCTGCCCTGGCTGATCGGCCTGGTGGTCTTCACGGTCGGCCCGATGCTGGCATCGCTCTACCTGTCGTTCACCGACTACAACCTGCTCCAGTCACCTCTGCTGAAGCCTCCTGCCTTCACCGGTCTCGACAACTACGTCGACATGATCGGCGACGCCGCGTTCTGGAACGCGTTCCGCGTCACCGTGACCTACGTGGTCATCTCAGTGCCCATCCAGCTCGCCGTCGCCCTCGGCCTCGCGCTGCTGCTCGACCGCGGCATGCGGGGCCTGCCCATCTACCGGTCGATCTTCTACCTGCCGAGCCTGCTCGGCGGCTCCGTGGCCATCGCCATCCTGTGGCGACAGGTGTTCGGGAAGGACGGGCTCGTCAACGGGTTCCTGGCGATCTTCGGCGTCGACGGGCCGGGGTGGATCGGGCACCCCGACTTCGCCCTCGGCACCATCATCGTGCTGCATATCTGGACCTTCGGCTCCCCGATGGTGATCTTCCTCGCCGGGCTCCGGCAGATCCCCGAGATGTACTACGAGGCGGCCTCGGTCGACGGGGCCGGCAAGATCCGCCGCTTCTTCACCATCACCCTGCCGTTGCTCACGCCGATCATCTTCTTCAACCTCGTGCTGCAGATCATCTTCGCGTTCCAGACCTTCACGCAGGCCTATGTGGTCTCGGGAGGCACCGGAGGGCCGGCCGATTCCACCATGTTCTACACGCTGTTCCTCTACCGGATCGGGTTCCTCGAATACGACATGGGCTACGCCTCGGCGATGGCCTGGTTCCTGCTCATCGTGATCGCGGTGTTCACCGCGGTCAACTTCTGGCTATCGAAATTCTGGGTGTTCTATGACGACTGA
- a CDS encoding LacI family DNA-binding transcriptional regulator, which translates to MGDVGISDVAARAGVSVGTVSNYFNRPEILATKTAERVRDAIVELGYVRNFAARDLRLGRARSIGLLVLDISNPFFTEFVEGVERVANDAGLAVILGNTKENAAKEASYLELFQEQRVAGVILSPIGDVSAQLAALHRQGTPTVLIDDAPDLENTCSVAVDDASGGALAVTHLLRTGRRRILILDGPARIHQARARIEGALHAARAAGVTVELVTVSAFTSEAAHEAVAELLARGAPSFDGIFAANDIMALGAIRALHENSIAIPGQVAVIGYDDISYASAVSPALSSIRQPSDLMGARATELLLDELNSPDEHHHERVIFPPELQHRQTT; encoded by the coding sequence GTGGGTGATGTGGGAATCAGCGACGTGGCTGCCCGCGCCGGCGTGTCGGTCGGAACGGTCTCCAACTATTTCAACCGACCCGAGATCCTCGCCACGAAGACCGCCGAACGCGTGCGCGACGCGATCGTCGAACTCGGCTACGTGCGCAACTTCGCCGCTCGTGACCTGAGGCTGGGGCGCGCGAGGTCGATCGGCCTGCTCGTGCTCGACATCTCGAACCCCTTCTTCACGGAGTTCGTCGAGGGCGTGGAGCGGGTCGCCAACGACGCCGGTCTCGCGGTCATCCTCGGCAACACCAAGGAGAACGCCGCCAAGGAGGCGTCGTACCTCGAGTTGTTCCAGGAGCAGAGGGTCGCCGGGGTGATCCTCTCGCCCATCGGCGACGTGTCGGCCCAGCTCGCCGCGTTGCATCGCCAGGGGACTCCGACAGTGCTCATCGACGACGCCCCCGACCTGGAGAACACCTGCTCCGTCGCCGTCGACGACGCCTCGGGTGGCGCTCTGGCGGTGACGCACCTCCTCCGAACCGGACGGCGTCGCATCCTCATCCTCGACGGGCCTGCGCGCATCCATCAGGCGAGGGCGAGGATCGAGGGCGCCCTGCACGCCGCCCGGGCCGCCGGGGTGACCGTCGAGCTCGTGACGGTCTCGGCGTTCACCTCGGAGGCCGCGCATGAAGCCGTGGCGGAGCTGCTCGCCCGGGGCGCGCCCTCCTTCGACGGGATCTTCGCGGCCAACGACATCATGGCCCTCGGCGCCATCCGAGCCCTCCACGAGAACTCCATCGCCATTCCGGGGCAGGTCGCCGTGATCGGCTACGACGACATCTCCTACGCGTCTGCGGTGTCACCGGCGCTCAGTTCGATCCGGCAGCCGAGCGACCTCATGGGAGCCCGCGCGACCGAACTGCTCCTCGACGAACTGAACTCTCCCGACGAGCATCACCACGAGCGCGTGATCTTCCCGCCCGAGCTGCAGCACCGGCAGACCACCTGA
- a CDS encoding Pr6Pr family membrane protein: MRRIFGVVRVIAAGVIVAAVVGQLVHSLSLGQPDLAHFLVNFFSFFTILSNALAAIALLVGAWFCFTTRVDPPWFNLGYAAVTTYMATTGVVYNLLLRNIELPQGQTLEWSNEILHVWAPLYVVLVWIVSPGKRALPWSAIWAIIVFPIVWAVYTLIRGPIVGWYPYPFLNPAQPGGYGTVVIYVAGIAGFIALAASGVVALSRTRVLGRRKRATRA, translated from the coding sequence ATGCGGAGAATCTTCGGTGTCGTGCGCGTGATCGCGGCGGGAGTGATCGTCGCGGCGGTCGTGGGCCAGCTCGTGCACTCCCTCAGCCTCGGTCAGCCCGATCTCGCTCACTTCCTGGTGAACTTCTTCAGCTTCTTCACGATCCTCTCGAACGCGCTCGCCGCGATCGCCCTGCTGGTCGGGGCCTGGTTCTGCTTCACCACGCGTGTCGATCCGCCGTGGTTCAACCTCGGATACGCGGCCGTCACCACCTACATGGCGACCACCGGCGTGGTCTACAACCTGCTCCTGCGGAACATCGAGCTGCCTCAGGGACAGACCCTGGAGTGGTCGAACGAGATCCTCCACGTCTGGGCACCGTTGTACGTCGTGCTGGTGTGGATCGTCTCGCCCGGCAAGCGGGCGCTGCCCTGGTCGGCGATCTGGGCGATCATCGTGTTCCCCATCGTCTGGGCCGTGTACACCCTCATCCGCGGCCCCATCGTGGGGTGGTACCCGTACCCGTTCCTGAACCCCGCCCAACCCGGCGGGTACGGCACCGTCGTGATCTATGTCGCCGGCATCGCGGGATTCATCGCCCTCGCGGCGAGCGGCGTCGTCGCACTCAGCCGCACCCGCGTTCTCGGCCGGAGGAAGCGAGCCACCAGGGCCTGA